A single Anopheles arabiensis isolate DONGOLA chromosome 2, AaraD3, whole genome shotgun sequence DNA region contains:
- the LOC120897453 gene encoding zinc finger CCHC domain-containing protein 10 isoform X1, whose amino-acid sequence MHLGAQKLALKQKEAKLAAAFPKGIRCQKCLEFGHWSYECQGKRKYLHRSSRTQVLKKNLNKIGSKNGDAATGTKESSDAIKNSTKPSSGGESKKKAASDDTSDSSDDSSGSSSSSESSDSSTSSSDSGSSSSSDDGSSSSDSSSSSSSSSGSSSSSDDEASSSEEDRVAKKKARLTKRKKATNGSQKAGSDRKNEGKQKRHKKGEKRLQRTIVLAAVLVIAVAAVAIAPATTLLPRKTSVKERENGELRRANSASFRVENLHIPLLFRTAKRAGVSLLTIFLP is encoded by the exons ATGCATCTCGGCGCACAAAAGCTAGCTCTTAAACAGAA AGAAGCGAAACTTGCGGCTGCATTTCCCAAAGGAATACGGTGTCAGAAATGTTTGGAATTTGGCCACTGGAGCTACGAATGCCAAGGCAAACGAAAGTATCTCCATCGTTCATCCCGTACCCAGGTGTTGAAAaagaatttaaacaaaattggcTCCAAAAA tGGTGATGCCGCAACGGGAACTAAAGAATCATCggatgcaataaaaaacagcacaaaaccgTCGTCCGGTGGGGAGAGTAAGAAAAAGGCAGCATCCGATGATACATCCGACAGCAGTGACGatagcagcggcagcagtagcagcagcgaaAGTAGTGATAGCAGCACCAGTAGCAGCGATTCaggtagtagcagtagtagcgaCGATGGCAGCAGCTCTAGCGATAGTTCctccagcagtagcagctctagcggcagcagcagcagtagtgatGATGAAGCTTCCTCCTCGGAGGAGGACAGAGTGGCGAAGAAAAAAGCACGACTAACCAAGCGGAAAAAGGCCACAAACGGAAGCCAGAAGGCTGGAAGCGATAGAAAAAacgaaggaaagcaaaaaagacacaaaaaaggggaaaaaaggttGCAAAGGACGATAGTGCTAGCAGCAGTGCTAGTgatagcagtagcagcagtagcgatAGCTCCAGCGACGACTCTTCTGCCTCGGAAAACGAGcgtaaaagaaagagaaaacggCGAGCTAAGGAGGGCGAATAGTGCAAGTTTCCGTGTTGAGAACCTCCACATACCGCTGCTATTCCGCACGGCTAAAAGGGCGGGCGTCTCCTTGCTAACGATATTTCTACCCTAA
- the LOC120897453 gene encoding zinc finger CCHC domain-containing protein 10 isoform X2: protein MHLGAQKLALKQKEAKLAAAFPKGIRCQKCLEFGHWSYECQGKRKYLHRSSRTQVLKKNLNKIGSKNGDAATGTKESSDAIKNSTKPSSGGESKKKAASDDTSDSSDDSSGSSSSSESSDSSTSSSDSGSSSSSDDGSSSSDSSSSSSSSSGSSSSSDDEASSSEEDRVAKKKARLTKRKKATNGSQKAGSDRKNEGKQKRHKKGEKRLQRTIVLAAVLVIAVAAVAIAPATTLLPRKTSVKERENGELRRANSASFRVENLHIPIFLP, encoded by the exons ATGCATCTCGGCGCACAAAAGCTAGCTCTTAAACAGAA AGAAGCGAAACTTGCGGCTGCATTTCCCAAAGGAATACGGTGTCAGAAATGTTTGGAATTTGGCCACTGGAGCTACGAATGCCAAGGCAAACGAAAGTATCTCCATCGTTCATCCCGTACCCAGGTGTTGAAAaagaatttaaacaaaattggcTCCAAAAA tGGTGATGCCGCAACGGGAACTAAAGAATCATCggatgcaataaaaaacagcacaaaaccgTCGTCCGGTGGGGAGAGTAAGAAAAAGGCAGCATCCGATGATACATCCGACAGCAGTGACGatagcagcggcagcagtagcagcagcgaaAGTAGTGATAGCAGCACCAGTAGCAGCGATTCaggtagtagcagtagtagcgaCGATGGCAGCAGCTCTAGCGATAGTTCctccagcagtagcagctctagcggcagcagcagcagtagtgatGATGAAGCTTCCTCCTCGGAGGAGGACAGAGTGGCGAAGAAAAAAGCACGACTAACCAAGCGGAAAAAGGCCACAAACGGAAGCCAGAAGGCTGGAAGCGATAGAAAAAacgaaggaaagcaaaaaagacacaaaaaaggggaaaaaaggttGCAAAGGACGATAGTGCTAGCAGCAGTGCTAGTgatagcagtagcagcagtagcgatAGCTCCAGCGACGACTCTTCTGCCTCGGAAAACGAGcgtaaaagaaagagaaaacggCGAGCTAAGGAGGGCGAATAGTGCAAGTTTCCGTGTTGAGAACCTCCACATAC CGATATTTCTACCCTAA